The Chitinophaga flava genome has a segment encoding these proteins:
- a CDS encoding family 20 glycosylhydrolase, which yields MRRIFLFSVFITVHTCLFAQKNRVASPAALIPLPVAASWTTDSAFITANAEIKAMAGLEKEAALLREYMGAAVNRPSAHRQAAIMLSLDTVLVKQPEGYLLNISATQIKLTAHDAAGIGHGIATLRQLWRPAIAGGLVVPGAVIADYPRFAYRGMHLDVGRHFFSVDFVKQFIDQLAFYKINNFHWHLTDDQGWRIEIKKYPALQSVSAWRAQTMIGHKKELPHRFDGKRYGGYYTQEQVREVIAYAAARHINVIPEIEMPGHALAALAAYPSLGCTGGPYKTAEFWGVFDDVFCAGKDSTFTFLQDVLDEVIALFPSTYIHIGGDECPKAKWKQCPACQQRMKAMHLPDEAALQSYFIRRISDYVRSKGRRIIGWDEILEGGLAPGAVVMSWRGVEGAVSAARQQQHVIMTPEDELYFDHYQSLYPEEKTAAGGYTPLEEVYAYEPLKAAGDTALLPYISGIQGEIWSEYLSTPEHANYMIYPRLQAMAERAWSPMQVRNYDQFTRRLEALTGNGYTTWHEINYSLDSLAKGKLYVSLRSQLKGATIHYTTDGSTPVATSPAYKGRILLTRSCNLQAMLFVLGTPVGRLFHQPFEIYKSTGAMITLQQPPNTKYNGDATTLVNGIAGSHRFNDQQWLGFSARDLHAFIDLGGMQEIKLLGANVLNYHWQRMWEPASLSFEVSADGKHYERVAVADSFPVNGINQIRLPIKPVRARYIKVTAVNKGVIPAGGYGAGGNSMLLADEIIVN from the coding sequence ATGAGACGCATTTTCCTTTTTTCTGTATTCATAACGGTTCATACATGCCTCTTCGCACAAAAGAATCGGGTCGCCTCACCGGCGGCCCTGATTCCTTTGCCGGTGGCAGCTTCCTGGACGACCGACAGCGCTTTTATTACTGCCAACGCGGAAATAAAGGCTATGGCAGGCCTGGAAAAAGAAGCAGCCCTGTTGAGGGAATACATGGGTGCTGCCGTCAACCGGCCATCTGCTCATCGTCAGGCGGCTATTATGCTGTCGCTGGATACTGTGTTGGTAAAACAGCCGGAAGGTTATCTGCTGAACATCAGCGCTACGCAGATAAAACTTACGGCGCATGATGCGGCCGGTATAGGCCATGGTATCGCTACCCTGCGCCAGCTGTGGCGTCCTGCCATTGCAGGAGGGCTGGTAGTGCCGGGAGCCGTTATTGCCGACTATCCCCGTTTTGCTTACCGGGGCATGCACCTGGATGTAGGCCGGCATTTTTTTTCGGTGGATTTTGTCAAACAGTTCATCGATCAGCTGGCGTTTTACAAGATCAACAACTTCCACTGGCATCTTACCGATGATCAGGGATGGCGCATAGAAATAAAGAAGTATCCCGCTTTGCAATCAGTGTCTGCCTGGCGCGCGCAAACCATGATCGGGCATAAGAAGGAACTGCCGCATCGTTTTGATGGCAAAAGATACGGTGGCTACTATACGCAGGAACAGGTCAGAGAAGTGATTGCCTATGCCGCAGCCAGACATATCAATGTGATACCGGAAATAGAAATGCCTGGGCATGCACTGGCCGCACTGGCAGCGTATCCTTCATTGGGTTGTACAGGCGGACCTTATAAAACAGCTGAATTCTGGGGCGTTTTCGATGATGTGTTCTGTGCCGGAAAAGACAGCACCTTTACTTTCCTCCAGGATGTGCTGGATGAAGTGATCGCCCTGTTTCCTTCTACGTATATCCATATAGGTGGGGATGAATGCCCCAAGGCGAAATGGAAACAATGTCCTGCCTGTCAGCAGCGTATGAAAGCCATGCACCTGCCTGATGAAGCGGCTTTGCAGAGTTATTTTATCCGTCGTATCAGCGATTATGTACGCAGTAAAGGCCGTCGTATTATCGGCTGGGACGAGATACTGGAAGGTGGGCTGGCGCCCGGGGCCGTAGTGATGAGCTGGAGAGGAGTGGAGGGCGCTGTGTCGGCTGCCAGGCAGCAACAGCACGTGATCATGACACCGGAAGATGAGTTGTATTTCGATCATTATCAGTCTTTATATCCTGAAGAAAAAACAGCTGCCGGTGGTTATACGCCGCTGGAAGAAGTGTATGCCTACGAACCTTTGAAAGCAGCAGGTGATACTGCGCTGCTGCCCTATATTTCAGGTATACAGGGAGAGATCTGGAGCGAATATCTTTCTACTCCTGAACATGCCAACTATATGATTTATCCCCGTCTGCAGGCAATGGCCGAAAGAGCCTGGTCGCCTATGCAGGTACGGAACTATGATCAGTTTACCCGGAGGCTGGAAGCACTTACCGGCAACGGCTATACGACCTGGCATGAAATAAACTATTCGCTGGACAGCCTTGCTAAAGGAAAGCTATATGTATCACTGCGTTCACAGCTGAAAGGGGCCACTATCCATTATACCACAGATGGCAGTACACCGGTGGCAACCAGCCCGGCTTACAAGGGCCGTATACTGCTGACCCGCAGCTGTAACCTTCAGGCCATGCTTTTCGTACTGGGCACACCGGTAGGACGTTTGTTCCATCAGCCTTTTGAAATATATAAATCTACCGGCGCGATGATTACGCTGCAGCAGCCACCCAATACAAAATATAACGGTGACGCCACTACGCTGGTGAATGGCATAGCAGGTTCCCATCGTTTCAACGACCAGCAGTGGCTGGGTTTCTCGGCCAGAGATCTGCATGCGTTTATTGATCTGGGTGGTATGCAGGAAATAAAGCTGCTGGGTGCTAATGTGCTCAACTATCATTGGCAGCGTATGTGGGAGCCGGCGAGCCTTTCGTTTGAAGTGTCTGCAGATGGAAAACATTATGAGCGTGTAGCCGTCGCTGATAGTTTCCCCGTGAATGGTATCAATCAAATACGTTTACCCATCAAGCCGGTACGGGCAAGATATATAAAAGTGACCGCTGTCAACAAAGGTGTTATCCCTGCCGGAGGCTACGGTGCCGGCGGCAACAGTATGTTGCTGGCTGACGAAATTATTGTTAACTAA
- a CDS encoding RidA family protein codes for MENKAEEKLAALGLELPPAPTPLGVYKPYLIDGKYLYLSGHGPVQSDKSLIIGRIGRELDMEQGKLAARQVGLTMLSTIKTHVGSLDKVKRVIKVLGMVNCTPEFERHPYIINGCSELFAAIWGEENGIGVRSAVGFGSLPDNIPVEIEALFELY; via the coding sequence ATGGAAAACAAAGCAGAAGAAAAGTTAGCGGCATTAGGGTTGGAACTGCCACCCGCACCAACACCGCTGGGCGTTTATAAACCTTATCTGATAGATGGTAAATACCTGTATCTGTCAGGTCATGGTCCGGTACAATCCGATAAATCGCTGATCATCGGCCGTATAGGACGGGAGCTGGATATGGAACAGGGTAAACTCGCAGCCAGACAAGTTGGATTAACGATGTTGTCTACCATCAAAACGCATGTGGGTAGCCTCGACAAAGTAAAGAGAGTGATCAAGGTATTAGGCATGGTCAACTGTACACCGGAATTTGAGCGTCATCCTTATATCATCAATGGTTGCAGTGAACTGTTTGCTGCCATCTGGGGTGAAGAAAACGGTATCGGCGTAAGAAGCGCTGTGGGCTTTGGTTCGCTGCCCGACAATATCCCGGTGGAGATAGAGGCTTTGTTTGAATTGTATTAA
- a CDS encoding dipeptidase, which translates to MFTIDAHLDLSMNAMEWNRDLQLPVDAIRSREAGQNDKPDRGKGVVSFPELRKGNIGLVVATQIARYVAPGNNLPGWFSPQQAWSQTQGQLAWYKAMEEAGEMIMIKDKQGLEQHLAYWNDGTPNDKKRIGYILSLEGADSLVTVGHLERAYHAGLRAVGPAHYGPGRYANGTDATGHLNEQGRQLLKEMEKLNIILDATHLCDDAFWDAMDLFNGPVWASHNNCRTLVDHNRQFSDDMIRTLIQKGAVIGGALDAWMMVPGWIRFQSTPEAMNCNLEKMVDHLDHICQIAGNSLHVGIGSDLDGAFGKEQCPYDLETIADLQSLPALLSKRGYTAADIENVMHGNWLRFLRNAWK; encoded by the coding sequence ATGTTTACGATCGATGCACACCTGGACCTTAGCATGAATGCTATGGAATGGAACAGGGATCTGCAGCTGCCTGTTGACGCCATCCGCAGCAGGGAAGCCGGACAAAACGATAAACCCGACCGCGGTAAAGGCGTTGTGTCTTTCCCCGAGCTGAGAAAAGGAAATATAGGCCTGGTAGTGGCCACGCAGATAGCCCGTTATGTTGCACCAGGCAACAACCTGCCGGGATGGTTTTCTCCGCAGCAGGCCTGGTCACAAACACAGGGCCAGCTGGCCTGGTATAAAGCCATGGAAGAAGCAGGGGAGATGATCATGATTAAAGATAAACAGGGGTTGGAACAACACCTGGCTTATTGGAATGATGGTACTCCCAACGATAAAAAACGGATTGGTTATATCCTCAGCCTCGAAGGCGCCGATTCACTCGTAACCGTAGGGCATCTGGAAAGGGCTTACCACGCCGGATTGCGGGCTGTAGGGCCTGCGCATTACGGGCCCGGACGTTATGCCAACGGCACCGATGCTACCGGTCATCTCAATGAACAGGGCCGTCAGCTGCTGAAGGAAATGGAAAAGCTCAATATCATACTGGATGCTACCCACCTCTGTGACGATGCCTTCTGGGATGCCATGGACCTCTTCAACGGGCCTGTATGGGCCAGTCACAACAACTGTCGTACACTGGTAGATCATAACCGCCAGTTCAGTGACGACATGATCAGAACGCTGATACAGAAAGGCGCAGTGATCGGTGGCGCACTCGACGCCTGGATGATGGTGCCGGGCTGGATCCGGTTCCAGTCCACCCCTGAAGCGATGAACTGTAACCTCGAAAAGATGGTCGATCATCTGGACCATATCTGCCAGATCGCCGGCAATTCCCTTCACGTAGGCATCGGTTCCGATCTCGATGGAGCCTTCGGAAAAGAACAGTGTCCTTATGACCTGGAAACAATTGCTGACCTGCAATCCTTGCCAGCATTGCTTTCTAAACGGGGATATACCGCCGCTGATATTGAAAATGTCATGCATGGCAACTGGCTGCGCTTTCTGCGTAATGCCTGGAAATAA
- a CDS encoding ABC transporter permease, with product MFFNYLKIACRQLLKNTSFSLINISGLAIGMAACMLLLLYLRSELSFDRHHQYSKDLYLINSEATVATGAREEYPMLSAPYAEAIRSAYPEVADVARLYTMEDKTLLQVKAAGRPVQAIYESSGCQADPSFFRLFSYQFLEGDASRALTETNSIVLSAETATKLFGGAPALNQTVILSNGAAYKVTGVYKDESSRSHINARFFIPLSAGWMGDFLRSSQSFSTNNIFYTYLRLQPGTDAQALDKKLATFMQRIAGKDFKEAGFSKRLFLLPVSSLHLYSGLRNIVTPTNSMLYLYIMASIALLILIIACVNFMNLSTARSLRRATEVGIRKSLGAGKGALIKQFLGESSLLAFLSLLLAIILVMAALPLFNTITGKNISGNVLLSPSVAAIFPGIALITGLLAGSYPAFYLSAFKPVDTLKGRYTNRISVAVLRRGLVVVQFVIAIGLILATLVIHDQMQFLRRQPLGFAQDQQIVIPLRSEAAQNAYNSLRQQILRNPQVKDAAGTLFYPGIRNNMDFSLYRPDQTVKDIQQVSINWIAPEFLHTMDFQLVSGRFFTSGTMTDTSQRLIVNEATLRKLAIPVAGAIGQRLNFNWQGQVLSYEIIGVVKDFHFEDLHHPIQPYAFLMAPHHHFNYLMVHSNTGSMKHIIASLENNWKTLLPEEPFEYSFLDEDFQRNYDAEKNTSHLLTYFTFIAIFVSCLGLFGLAAFDAQQRTKEIGVRKVLGASALSITALLSKDFLKPVLLAFVIASPLAYLGMQRWLNNFAYHTHISGSTFLAAGALAFLTALLTVSAQAIKASLTDPARSLRTE from the coding sequence ATGTTCTTCAACTATCTGAAAATTGCCTGCAGGCAGCTCCTCAAAAACACCTCCTTTTCCCTGATCAATATATCCGGGCTGGCCATCGGTATGGCCGCCTGCATGTTGCTGCTGCTCTACCTCCGGAGTGAATTATCCTTTGACCGTCACCATCAGTACAGCAAGGACCTGTACCTGATCAACAGTGAAGCCACAGTAGCTACCGGCGCCAGAGAAGAATACCCCATGTTGTCGGCGCCTTATGCAGAAGCCATCCGGTCGGCCTACCCCGAAGTAGCCGATGTAGCCCGGTTGTATACCATGGAAGATAAAACCCTGCTACAGGTAAAAGCTGCAGGCAGGCCGGTACAGGCCATTTACGAAAGCAGCGGATGTCAGGCAGATCCTTCTTTCTTCCGGCTTTTTTCTTATCAGTTCCTGGAAGGCGATGCCAGCCGTGCTTTAACAGAAACCAACAGTATCGTACTTTCAGCTGAAACAGCTACCAAACTTTTCGGAGGGGCGCCGGCGTTAAACCAGACGGTAATACTCAGCAATGGCGCCGCCTATAAAGTAACCGGCGTATATAAAGATGAAAGCAGCCGTTCCCATATCAATGCCCGTTTCTTTATCCCCCTGTCTGCCGGATGGATGGGCGATTTCCTGCGGTCTTCTCAATCCTTCTCTACCAACAATATTTTCTATACCTATCTACGGCTGCAACCTGGTACCGATGCACAGGCACTGGATAAAAAGCTGGCTACCTTTATGCAACGTATTGCCGGCAAAGACTTCAAAGAAGCCGGTTTCAGCAAACGCCTCTTTCTCTTGCCCGTCAGCTCACTCCATCTCTATAGCGGACTTCGAAACATCGTCACGCCTACCAACAGCATGCTGTATCTGTATATAATGGCCTCCATCGCCCTGCTGATACTGATCATCGCCTGCGTCAACTTTATGAACTTGTCTACTGCCCGTTCCTTACGGAGGGCAACGGAAGTGGGTATACGAAAATCGCTGGGTGCCGGTAAAGGTGCGCTGATCAAACAATTTCTGGGAGAATCCTCCCTGCTGGCTTTTCTGTCGCTGCTACTCGCCATCATCCTGGTGATGGCAGCCCTGCCGCTTTTTAATACCATCACCGGCAAAAATATCTCCGGCAACGTATTGCTTTCTCCTTCAGTGGCAGCCATCTTCCCCGGCATAGCCCTCATCACCGGCTTGCTGGCAGGAAGTTACCCGGCTTTTTATCTCTCAGCCTTCAAACCGGTAGATACTTTAAAAGGCAGATATACAAATCGTATATCCGTAGCCGTTCTAAGACGCGGACTCGTGGTAGTACAGTTTGTGATTGCTATCGGGCTGATACTGGCCACCCTGGTGATCCATGATCAGATGCAGTTCCTGCGCCGGCAGCCGCTAGGCTTTGCACAAGACCAGCAGATCGTCATCCCCCTGCGCAGCGAAGCCGCCCAAAACGCCTACAACAGCCTGCGTCAGCAAATATTACGGAACCCGCAGGTAAAAGATGCAGCCGGTACCCTGTTCTATCCCGGCATCCGGAATAACATGGACTTCAGCCTTTACCGCCCGGACCAAACCGTCAAAGATATCCAACAGGTGAGCATCAACTGGATAGCTCCGGAATTCCTCCATACGATGGACTTTCAGCTGGTCAGCGGCCGTTTCTTTACCAGCGGCACCATGACCGATACCAGCCAACGGCTGATTGTCAACGAAGCAACCCTGCGTAAACTGGCCATCCCGGTGGCCGGCGCCATCGGTCAACGGCTTAACTTCAACTGGCAGGGACAGGTGTTATCGTATGAAATCATCGGCGTGGTGAAAGACTTCCACTTCGAAGACCTTCATCATCCCATACAGCCTTATGCTTTCCTGATGGCGCCACATCATCATTTCAACTACCTCATGGTACACAGCAACACAGGCAGTATGAAGCACATCATTGCCTCGCTGGAAAACAACTGGAAGACATTGCTACCCGAAGAACCTTTTGAATATTCCTTCCTGGATGAAGATTTCCAGCGTAACTATGATGCGGAAAAAAACACCTCCCATCTCCTGACTTACTTTACTTTCATCGCCATCTTCGTTTCCTGTCTGGGCCTGTTTGGACTGGCTGCATTTGATGCCCAGCAAAGGACTAAAGAAATCGGTGTCCGCAAAGTACTGGGGGCTTCTGCTTTGAGTATTACCGCCCTGCTATCGAAAGACTTCCTGAAACCGGTGCTGCTGGCCTTTGTTATTGCCAGTCCACTGGCTTACCTCGGCATGCAGCGGTGGCTCAATAACTTCGCCTACCATACCCATATTAGTGGCAGTACTTTCCTGGCAGCAGGTGCACTGGCCTTTCTCACTGCACTGCTGACAGTGAGTGCACAAGCCATCAAAGCCTCTCTGACAGATCCTGCACGCAGTCTCCGGACTGAATAA
- a CDS encoding gluconate:H+ symporter: MAFLIVVLCILVLIVLVTLARFNAFLAFLIVSALAGWWLGMPVTKITASLQKGIGDTMGGLLIIITLGAMLGKLVAESGAARCIAGSLIRLFGTRYIQWALLIAGFIIGIPLYYGVGFVLLVPLIFSVVYQYKLPAVYIGLPTLAALSITHGFLPPHPSPVALVTQFHADMGLTLIYGLVVAIPALLVAGPLFARYLKKMPAEPSSLFQTTDNEPAKMPGAANSFITALLPVLLLVLMTGLQHLTSEGTEMHSFLVFAGDAPVVMLFCLLVATFSLGVFQGRPIKAVMAIYSEAVKDIVMVMLIIAGAGALKQVLADSGVSEQIAVAMRSWHIPVLVLGWLMAAVIRACIGSATVAGITAAGMMAPLVTAGQVDPNLMVLSVGAGSLMFSHVNDAGFWMFREYFNISIKNTLLSWSVMETIVGIMGLLGVLALNILITG, translated from the coding sequence ATGGCATTTCTGATCGTTGTTTTATGCATCCTGGTACTGATTGTACTGGTGACGCTGGCCAGGTTTAATGCCTTTCTGGCTTTCCTGATTGTTTCGGCGCTGGCGGGCTGGTGGCTGGGCATGCCTGTTACCAAAATCACAGCTTCCCTGCAGAAGGGGATTGGTGATACGATGGGCGGGCTGCTGATCATCATCACCTTGGGCGCTATGCTGGGCAAGCTGGTGGCGGAAAGCGGGGCAGCCCGTTGTATAGCCGGCAGCCTGATACGTTTGTTTGGCACCCGCTACATACAGTGGGCCTTGCTGATAGCAGGGTTTATCATCGGCATACCGCTCTATTATGGCGTGGGTTTTGTGCTGCTGGTTCCTTTGATCTTTTCTGTGGTCTACCAATATAAGCTGCCGGCGGTATACATCGGTTTACCAACGCTGGCGGCTTTATCTATCACGCATGGGTTTCTCCCGCCGCATCCTTCACCGGTAGCGCTGGTCACACAGTTTCATGCAGACATGGGATTGACGCTCATATATGGACTGGTGGTAGCTATTCCGGCTTTACTGGTGGCGGGGCCTTTGTTTGCCCGCTATCTGAAGAAAATGCCGGCGGAGCCTTCATCACTTTTTCAGACTACTGACAACGAGCCGGCGAAAATGCCTGGTGCGGCCAATAGCTTTATCACCGCATTGCTGCCGGTATTACTGCTGGTACTGATGACGGGGCTGCAGCATCTGACCAGTGAGGGTACGGAGATGCACAGTTTTCTGGTGTTTGCAGGTGATGCGCCGGTGGTGATGTTATTCTGTTTGCTGGTAGCTACTTTTTCACTGGGGGTGTTTCAGGGTCGTCCGATAAAGGCCGTGATGGCCATTTATTCGGAGGCTGTTAAAGACATCGTTATGGTGATGCTGATTATTGCCGGTGCAGGTGCTTTAAAGCAGGTGCTGGCAGACAGCGGGGTGAGTGAACAGATTGCAGTGGCGATGCGTTCCTGGCATATACCGGTATTAGTATTGGGCTGGCTGATGGCCGCCGTGATACGGGCCTGTATAGGATCTGCCACCGTCGCGGGTATTACGGCAGCCGGTATGATGGCGCCACTTGTTACTGCAGGGCAGGTAGACCCCAATCTGATGGTATTGTCTGTAGGCGCCGGCAGTCTGATGTTTTCACATGTCAACGATGCCGGTTTCTGGATGTTCAGGGAATACTTCAACATCAGCATAAAAAATACACTCCTTTCATGGTCTGTGATGGAAACAATAGTAGGCATCATGGGATTGCTGGGAGTATTGGCACTTAATATACTGATCACAGGTTAA
- a CDS encoding class I lanthipeptide, which translates to MRKKKISLDKKLSLNKSTIVTLNTQQQAVVEGGAIPVTRFITCLSCGDTCDLCVTNTPQCLQVLTM; encoded by the coding sequence ATGAGAAAGAAAAAAATTTCCCTGGACAAAAAACTGTCGCTCAACAAATCTACCATCGTCACACTGAATACACAGCAGCAAGCTGTTGTTGAAGGTGGCGCAATACCTGTAACACGTTTTATAACTTGTCTTTCCTGTGGCGATACTTGTGATCTCTGTGTTACAAATACTCCTCAATGTCTCCAGGTTTTAACTATGTAA
- a CDS encoding class I lanthipeptide yields the protein MKKKKISLEKKLSLHKETIASLSEQQKNGLKGGIKTEFYSNITWDPWVTCETHAKPDQVCM from the coding sequence ATGAAAAAGAAAAAAATTTCACTGGAGAAAAAACTGTCACTCCACAAAGAAACCATCGCTTCTCTCTCCGAACAACAGAAAAACGGTCTGAAAGGTGGTATCAAAACCGAATTCTATAGCAATATCACCTGGGATCCATGGGTTACCTGTGAAACACATGCGAAGCCAGATCAGGTGTGCATGTAA
- a CDS encoding sugar kinase, with protein sequence MQKRDGKTAVRLAAFGEFLLRLHSNTGKRFSQSDGYIPYYAGAEANVCVLLSRLGMQAEYITRVPDNDLAATGIQLLKSHGVGTGKIQYGGDRLGLYFTESGNGIRPGRVIYDRAGSSFATLQHGDIAWQPLLEEVDVFHWSGVAAALSASSAAVCREALEAALDARLTISSDFNYRATLWKYGQHPSAVMPALLQHSDLTVADLDAVNVYYNIETDKQLPLEQRFQQCHEQLRRHMPRLKTLAMSFRKVQGNQMIYFGALAQDEQYYFAEGFTIPQVTDQIGTGDAFTAGILFGMMNNYPPQQTIDFATACGTLKQSIHGDWALINKQEVTELMLNGPSGRIVR encoded by the coding sequence ATGCAAAAGCGGGATGGAAAAACAGCAGTCCGGTTGGCGGCTTTCGGGGAATTTCTGTTAAGACTACATAGCAATACAGGAAAACGTTTCAGTCAATCGGACGGATATATTCCCTACTATGCCGGTGCAGAAGCCAACGTATGTGTGCTGTTGTCGCGCCTGGGCATGCAAGCCGAATATATCACCCGTGTGCCGGACAATGACCTTGCCGCTACAGGGATACAGCTGCTGAAAAGTCATGGTGTGGGTACCGGAAAGATACAGTATGGGGGAGACAGGCTGGGCTTATATTTTACAGAATCGGGTAACGGTATTCGTCCCGGACGTGTGATTTATGACAGGGCAGGTTCTTCCTTTGCCACACTGCAGCACGGGGATATCGCCTGGCAGCCGTTGCTGGAAGAAGTGGATGTGTTTCACTGGTCTGGTGTGGCCGCTGCTTTATCTGCCAGTAGTGCCGCTGTTTGCAGGGAAGCGCTGGAAGCCGCACTTGATGCGCGGCTCACCATCTCTTCGGATTTTAATTACCGTGCCACACTCTGGAAATACGGACAACATCCGTCTGCCGTTATGCCAGCTTTATTACAGCACAGCGATCTGACTGTGGCCGACCTGGATGCCGTAAACGTGTATTATAATATTGAAACAGACAAACAGCTGCCGCTGGAACAAAGGTTTCAGCAATGCCATGAACAGCTGCGCCGGCATATGCCCCGTTTGAAAACACTGGCCATGAGTTTCCGAAAGGTACAGGGTAATCAGATGATCTACTTCGGTGCGCTGGCACAGGATGAACAATATTATTTTGCAGAAGGGTTTACCATTCCGCAGGTCACCGATCAGATAGGCACCGGTGATGCTTTTACAGCGGGCATCCTGTTTGGCATGATGAACAATTATCCGCCGCAACAGACCATCGACTTCGCCACCGCCTGTGGTACGCTCAAACAGAGCATCCATGGCGACTGGGCACTCATCAATAAACAGGAAGTAACAGAACTTATGCTCAACGGCCCGTCCGGAAGAATAGTTCGCTAA